The proteins below are encoded in one region of Methanosarcina barkeri 3:
- the cdhD gene encoding CO dehydrogenase/acetyl-CoA synthase subunit delta, producing MAKKVKLSEMTDMFKDMEILSLEGVTIEGDIELDLSGLGGGFDPMLAALLGQENAILAQHFARLANMFGVPVGIGAPVAGAPGAAPGISPALAAPKFKDLIPAKFDVANIAEWTNQIQEVPIGNTSADGGSRGKRVLLGGEKALPFFPDAPMPNRNQVTIDVFDMRLGLAKAVKENYDDVMDNPGEWAKKNVEKFNADMITIHLISTDPLIKDTSPKDAAKTVEEVLQAVDVPIAIGGSGNPQKDPEVLAKAAEVAEGERCLIASASLNLDYAKIAEAAVKYDHDILSWTQLDMNAQKELNRKLMKQCNVPRDRIIMDPTTAALGYGLDYAYTNMERIRLAALMGDEELTFPMSSGTTNAWGARESWMVSSPLKEDSDWGPREYRGPIWEIITGLSLAIAGNDLFMMMHPTSVAVLKHITQTLFGSIEAEPVDISNWIGAEV from the coding sequence ATGGCAAAGAAAGTTAAGTTATCAGAAATGACAGACATGTTCAAGGATATGGAAATACTGTCCCTTGAAGGTGTGACCATTGAAGGTGACATTGAGCTTGATCTTAGTGGCCTCGGAGGCGGCTTTGACCCGATGCTTGCTGCTCTTCTCGGTCAGGAGAATGCAATACTTGCCCAGCACTTTGCACGGCTTGCTAACATGTTTGGCGTCCCTGTCGGCATTGGTGCCCCTGTTGCTGGTGCTCCTGGCGCTGCTCCTGGAATTTCCCCTGCTCTTGCAGCTCCCAAATTTAAGGATCTCATTCCTGCCAAGTTCGATGTTGCGAACATTGCCGAATGGACAAACCAGATTCAGGAAGTTCCAATCGGCAACACCTCTGCAGACGGCGGAAGCCGTGGCAAGAGAGTGCTGCTCGGTGGCGAGAAAGCCCTTCCTTTCTTCCCTGACGCTCCCATGCCCAACAGGAACCAGGTTACCATTGACGTTTTCGACATGAGACTGGGTCTTGCAAAAGCTGTCAAGGAGAACTACGACGATGTAATGGACAACCCTGGTGAATGGGCAAAGAAGAACGTTGAGAAATTCAACGCTGACATGATTACTATTCACCTTATTTCAACCGACCCTCTTATCAAGGACACCTCACCCAAAGATGCAGCTAAGACTGTAGAAGAAGTCCTTCAGGCTGTTGATGTGCCAATTGCAATCGGTGGGTCCGGTAACCCGCAGAAAGATCCTGAGGTTCTTGCTAAAGCTGCCGAAGTTGCCGAAGGCGAACGCTGCCTTATTGCATCTGCCAGCCTGAACCTTGACTATGCCAAGATTGCAGAAGCTGCAGTAAAGTACGACCACGATATCCTTTCCTGGACCCAGCTGGATATGAATGCCCAGAAGGAACTTAACAGGAAACTCATGAAGCAGTGCAACGTTCCAAGAGACAGGATTATCATGGACCCGACTACTGCCGCACTCGGTTATGGTCTTGATTATGCCTACACCAACATGGAGCGTATCCGTCTTGCAGCTCTTATGGGTGACGAGGAACTTACTTTCCCGATGTCCTCAGGTACTACCAACGCCTGGGGTGCCCGTGAGTCCTGGATGGTTAGCTCTCCCTTGAAGGAGGACTCTGACTGGGGTCCGAGAGAGTACAGAGGTCCTATCTGGGAAATCATTACAGGTCTTTCCCTTGCTATTGCAGGAAATGACCTCTTTATGATGATGCACCCGACTTCTGTTGCTGTCCTGAAACACATCACCCAGACCCTGTTTGGTTCCATTGAGGCAGAGCCTGTTGACATTAGCAACTGGATCGGAGCGGAGGTGTAA
- a CDS encoding AAA family ATPase produces the protein MTKVIAITGKGGTGKTAVAALLIRSLSKKGKFLLAVDADADTNLPETLGCEDVKTIGDAKEYLQAEITKPRPDNPDMNKESVLKSKVYEIIEEMPGYDLLVMGRPEGSGCYCYVNNLLRGIMDKLIVNYDVVIIDAEAGLEHFSRKIIRDIDDLIVVTDASRRGFRTAERIHELVDELDSNVGKIHVIANKVTDANREKLVKLAEDLKLNMIGMIPLDPKIEEMDIKGIPLFEISDDSVAAIEIESIVKELGF, from the coding sequence GTGACAAAAGTAATTGCAATAACGGGAAAAGGTGGGACTGGTAAAACAGCGGTAGCGGCTCTTCTGATCCGCTCCCTTTCCAAAAAGGGTAAGTTTCTGCTTGCAGTTGATGCTGATGCAGACACTAACCTGCCTGAAACCCTTGGCTGTGAGGACGTAAAAACAATCGGGGATGCAAAGGAGTATTTACAGGCTGAGATCACCAAACCAAGGCCTGACAACCCCGATATGAATAAAGAGTCCGTACTCAAAAGCAAGGTTTATGAGATCATCGAGGAAATGCCCGGATACGACCTGCTGGTCATGGGCCGTCCCGAAGGTTCAGGTTGTTACTGTTATGTAAACAACCTCCTCAGGGGCATCATGGATAAACTGATCGTGAATTATGATGTGGTTATCATTGATGCAGAGGCCGGTCTTGAGCATTTCAGCCGGAAGATTATCCGTGATATCGATGACCTTATTGTCGTAACAGATGCTTCTCGCAGGGGATTCAGGACTGCTGAAAGAATTCATGAACTTGTTGATGAGCTTGACTCAAACGTTGGTAAAATTCACGTTATTGCAAACAAGGTTACGGATGCTAACCGCGAAAAGCTTGTCAAACTGGCAGAGGATCTTAAACTCAATATGATAGGTATGATTCCTCTCGACCCTAAAATCGAGGAAATGGATATAAAAGGTATACCTCTCTTTGAAATCTCGGATGACTCGGTTGCTGCAATTGAAATTGAAAGTATTGTAAAAGAACTGGGATTCTAA
- the cdhC gene encoding CO dehydrogenase/CO-methylating acetyl-CoA synthase complex subunit beta, with protein sequence MAEFPFEISPMFEGERVRKEGMFVELGGPKSLGLELVRAKAMDEIEDDKVTIIGPDLKDMEEGKTYPWAMIFNIGGELVEPDLESVVERRVHDFINYCQGIMHLNQRYDVWMRVSKDTAAKMDSFKPFGQAVMMLFKTELPFIEKMQVTFYTDQAEVEKQLAEAKEIFKARDARTKDLRDEDVDVFYGCTLCQSFAPTNVCVVSPDRVSLCGAINWFDGRAAAKVDPEGPQFAIAKGDLLDANTGEYSGVNDIAVKLSSGEFSKIKLHSFFDSPHTSCGCFEVVGFYIPEVDGIGWVNREYQGMAPNGIGFSTMAGQTGGGKQIVGFLGIGVAYFYSPKFIQADGGWNRVVWLPAMLKEKIADTIPEDLKDKIATENDATDIESLKAFLQEKNHPVVATWAAAEEEEEEEEEEEAEETAVAAAPMMMPAAGFQMPAMASMPMMPAGKAGGIKITFKNAKISIDRMVISEKKE encoded by the coding sequence ATGGCAGAATTCCCATTTGAGATTTCCCCAATGTTTGAAGGAGAAAGAGTAAGAAAGGAAGGAATGTTTGTTGAACTCGGCGGCCCAAAGTCCCTTGGTCTCGAGCTTGTCCGTGCAAAGGCCATGGACGAGATTGAAGATGACAAGGTTACAATTATTGGTCCCGATCTCAAAGATATGGAAGAGGGCAAAACCTATCCCTGGGCAATGATCTTCAACATCGGCGGAGAACTTGTAGAGCCTGACCTTGAGTCTGTCGTCGAAAGACGTGTCCACGACTTCATAAACTACTGCCAGGGCATTATGCACCTGAACCAGAGGTACGACGTCTGGATGAGAGTTTCCAAGGATACAGCTGCAAAGATGGACTCCTTCAAGCCCTTCGGGCAGGCTGTCATGATGCTCTTCAAGACCGAACTTCCCTTTATCGAGAAGATGCAGGTGACCTTCTACACCGACCAGGCCGAAGTTGAGAAACAGCTGGCAGAAGCAAAAGAGATCTTCAAGGCAAGAGACGCCAGGACAAAGGACCTCCGCGATGAGGATGTCGATGTCTTCTACGGATGTACCCTCTGCCAGTCCTTTGCTCCGACCAACGTCTGTGTAGTTTCCCCTGACAGAGTTTCCCTCTGTGGTGCAATTAACTGGTTCGACGGCCGTGCAGCAGCAAAAGTAGACCCAGAAGGCCCACAGTTCGCAATTGCAAAGGGTGACCTTCTTGATGCCAATACAGGTGAGTACTCCGGTGTCAACGACATTGCTGTAAAGCTTTCCAGTGGCGAATTCAGCAAAATCAAACTCCACTCCTTCTTTGACTCCCCACACACTTCCTGTGGCTGCTTCGAAGTAGTCGGGTTCTACATCCCTGAAGTTGACGGTATTGGCTGGGTTAACAGAGAATACCAGGGAATGGCTCCTAATGGTATTGGTTTCTCAACCATGGCTGGCCAGACAGGCGGCGGAAAACAGATAGTAGGTTTCCTGGGTATCGGTGTTGCCTACTTCTATTCCCCCAAGTTCATCCAGGCTGACGGCGGCTGGAACAGAGTTGTCTGGCTCCCTGCCATGCTCAAGGAAAAGATTGCCGACACCATTCCTGAAGACCTCAAAGATAAGATTGCAACTGAGAACGATGCAACTGACATTGAGTCCCTGAAGGCTTTCCTGCAGGAGAAGAACCACCCTGTTGTTGCTACCTGGGCAGCTGCAGAAGAAGAGGAAGAAGAGGAAGAAGAGGAAGAAGCCGAAGAAACAGCTGTTGCAGCCGCTCCGATGATGATGCCTGCAGCTGGGTTCCAGATGCCTGCAATGGCTTCAATGCCAATGATGCCTGCTGGTAAAGCCGGTGGAATAAAGATCACCTTCAAGAATGCAAAGATCTCCATCGACAGAATGGTCATCAGCGAGAAGAAGGAATAA
- the cdhB gene encoding CO dehydrogenase/acetyl-CoA synthase complex subunit epsilon — MVDTTKNTKLFTSYGVTTAKATTPEIAAKLIGKAKRPLLVVGTKALDPELLDRAVKIAKAKNIPIAATGSSMPGFVDKDVDAKYINLHQLGFYVIDKNWPGLDGNGTYDTLIVLGHIKYYINQVLSGTKNFSDMKSIAIDRNYIQNATMSFGNLSKADHYAALDELINAL, encoded by the coding sequence ATGGTAGACACTACCAAAAACACCAAGCTCTTCACCAGCTACGGAGTAACAACTGCAAAAGCAACAACTCCCGAGATCGCAGCTAAACTGATTGGAAAAGCAAAGAGGCCACTTCTTGTGGTTGGGACCAAAGCGCTTGACCCGGAACTTCTTGATAGGGCAGTGAAGATTGCAAAAGCAAAAAATATCCCAATTGCAGCCACCGGTAGCTCTATGCCTGGTTTTGTTGACAAGGATGTAGATGCAAAGTACATTAACCTGCACCAGCTGGGCTTTTATGTAATAGACAAGAACTGGCCTGGACTTGATGGCAATGGGACCTATGATACCCTCATTGTCTTGGGACACATAAAATACTACATCAACCAGGTACTGTCCGGAACTAAAAACTTCAGCGATATGAAATCAATTGCAATTGACAGAAACTATATCCAGAACGCAACGATGTCTTTCGGAAACCTTAGTAAGGCAGACCACTATGCTGCCCTGGATGAACTTATTAATGCATTATAA
- the cdhA gene encoding CO dehydrogenase/acetyl-CoA synthase complex subunit alpha produces MSKLTTGSFSIEDLESVQITINNIVGAAKEVAKEAEEKELGPMGPTPLASMAAYRNDWNLLLLKRYEPVLTPMCDQCCYCTYGPCDLSGNKRGACGIDMAGQTGREFFLRVITGTACHAAHGRHLLDHVIEVFGEDYPINLGESNVLTPNVTICTGYSPKTLGECRAPMEYVEEQLTQLLATIHAGQESAEIDYDSKALFSGSLDHVGMEISDIAQISAYDFPKADPEAPLIEIGMGTIDKSKPLIVAIGHNVAGVTYIMDYMEDNNLVDKMEIAGLCCTAFDMTRYKEADKRVPYAKIVGSLAKELKVIRSGMPDVIVVDEQCVRGDVLSESQKLKIPVIASNEKILMGLPDRTDADVDSIVEEIKSGAIPGCVMLDYDKLGELVPKIAEVMAPIRDAEGITAIPTDEEFKAYIDKCAKCGECLLACPEEQDIPEAMEYAAKGSYEYLEAIHDVCIGCRRCEQVCKKDIPILNVIEKAAQKAISEEKGLVRAGRGQASDAEIRKEGLNLVMGTTPGIIAIIGCPNYPSGTKDVYLIAEEFLKRNYLLAVSGCSAMDIGMYKDEEGKTLYERYPGTFAGGGLLNTGSCVSNAHISGAAEKVAGIFAQRNLAGNLAEIADYTLNRVGACGLAWGGYSQKAASIGTGCNIYGIPAVLGPHGSKYRRALIAKNYDESKWKVYDARDGSEMNIPPAPEFLLTTAETWQEALPMMAKACIRPSDNNMGRSIKLTHWMELSKKYLGVEPDDWWKFVRSEADLPLAKREELLKRLESEHGWEIDWKRRKIISGPKIKFDVSAQPTNLKRLCKGA; encoded by the coding sequence ATGAGTAAATTAACTACCGGGAGTTTTTCTATAGAAGATCTAGAATCCGTTCAGATCACTATCAATAATATTGTAGGAGCAGCAAAGGAGGTTGCCAAAGAAGCAGAAGAAAAAGAGCTAGGACCAATGGGCCCGACTCCTCTTGCAAGCATGGCAGCTTATAGAAATGACTGGAACTTACTCCTGCTCAAACGCTATGAGCCTGTCTTGACCCCCATGTGTGACCAGTGCTGCTACTGTACTTATGGACCATGTGACCTATCTGGAAACAAGAGAGGTGCCTGTGGTATTGACATGGCAGGCCAAACAGGAAGGGAATTTTTCCTCCGTGTAATTACAGGTACTGCATGCCACGCTGCTCACGGTCGCCACCTGCTTGATCATGTAATAGAAGTCTTTGGTGAAGACTATCCTATCAACCTCGGAGAATCTAATGTCCTGACTCCAAACGTCACAATCTGTACAGGATACAGCCCGAAGACCCTTGGAGAATGCAGAGCCCCAATGGAGTACGTTGAGGAACAGCTCACTCAACTTCTTGCAACCATTCACGCAGGACAGGAAAGCGCAGAAATTGACTACGATTCAAAAGCCCTTTTCAGCGGCAGTCTTGACCACGTCGGTATGGAGATTTCCGATATTGCTCAGATCTCAGCATATGACTTCCCGAAAGCTGATCCTGAAGCTCCACTTATTGAAATCGGTATGGGAACCATAGACAAGTCCAAGCCACTTATTGTTGCAATCGGACACAACGTTGCCGGTGTAACCTATATTATGGACTACATGGAAGACAACAATCTGGTCGACAAGATGGAAATTGCCGGCCTTTGCTGTACCGCATTCGATATGACCAGGTACAAAGAGGCTGACAAGAGAGTCCCATACGCCAAGATCGTTGGGTCGCTAGCAAAAGAACTGAAGGTTATCCGCTCCGGAATGCCTGATGTTATTGTTGTCGACGAACAGTGCGTCCGTGGTGATGTTTTATCCGAGTCCCAGAAACTCAAGATCCCTGTGATCGCTTCTAACGAAAAAATTCTGATGGGCTTGCCAGACCGTACAGACGCAGATGTAGATTCAATAGTTGAGGAAATCAAGTCAGGGGCAATTCCTGGTTGTGTAATGCTGGACTATGACAAGCTTGGAGAACTTGTCCCGAAGATTGCCGAAGTAATGGCTCCAATCCGCGATGCAGAAGGCATAACAGCAATTCCGACTGATGAGGAATTCAAAGCATATATCGACAAATGTGCCAAGTGTGGAGAATGCTTGCTTGCATGCCCAGAAGAGCAGGATATTCCAGAAGCCATGGAATATGCAGCAAAAGGAAGCTACGAGTACCTTGAAGCTATCCACGATGTCTGTATCGGGTGCCGCCGCTGCGAACAGGTCTGTAAGAAGGATATCCCAATCTTAAATGTAATTGAGAAAGCTGCACAGAAAGCTATCAGCGAAGAGAAAGGATTGGTTAGAGCGGGCAGAGGACAGGCAAGTGACGCAGAAATCAGGAAAGAAGGCCTGAACCTTGTTATGGGAACTACTCCTGGTATCATCGCTATTATCGGATGCCCGAATTACCCGAGCGGTACTAAAGATGTCTACCTGATTGCCGAAGAGTTCCTGAAGAGAAACTACCTCCTGGCTGTAAGCGGTTGTTCTGCAATGGACATCGGTATGTACAAGGACGAAGAAGGCAAAACACTTTACGAAAGGTACCCAGGTACATTCGCAGGCGGCGGACTGCTTAACACTGGTTCCTGTGTGTCCAACGCACACATCAGTGGGGCTGCCGAGAAAGTTGCCGGAATCTTTGCTCAGAGAAACCTGGCAGGAAACCTTGCTGAAATTGCGGACTATACTCTCAACCGTGTAGGTGCATGCGGACTTGCCTGGGGTGGATACTCACAGAAGGCTGCTTCAATAGGTACCGGATGTAATATCTATGGTATCCCTGCAGTGCTCGGCCCCCACGGTTCCAAGTATAGGAGAGCTCTGATTGCCAAAAACTATGACGAGTCCAAGTGGAAAGTCTATGATGCAAGAGACGGCTCAGAGATGAACATCCCACCAGCACCGGAATTCCTGCTGACAACTGCAGAAACCTGGCAAGAAGCACTCCCGATGATGGCAAAGGCTTGCATCCGCCCGTCAGATAACAACATGGGTAGATCCATCAAGCTCACCCACTGGATGGAGCTTTCCAAGAAGTACCTCGGTGTGGAACCCGATGACTGGTGGAAGTTCGTCAGAAGCGAGGCTGACCTCCCGCTTGCCAAGCGTGAAGAGCTCCTCAAGAGACTGGAATCAGAGCACGGCTGGGAAATTGACTGGAAGCGAAGGAAGATTATCTCCGGTCCGAAGATCAAGTTCGATGTCTCAGCACAGCCAACTAACCTTAAGAGACTTTGCAAGGGGGCCTGA
- a CDS encoding DUF134 domain-containing protein translates to MVNRVKRRISCFPKATYYKPREIPLCCLEITNLSIEEIEAIRLCDLLKIEQNEAADRMGVSRKTFWSDLQKARQKVADALVNGKAIEISGGEYVSTGECKVDYICKECDHIWEPEDKQNRPTSCPNCGSNLIFRLGGDGRGMRFIENNYCCPKKKESSRDTGEVSK, encoded by the coding sequence ATGGTCAATAGAGTTAAGCGCAGGATATCTTGTTTTCCAAAGGCCACCTATTATAAACCCAGAGAGATCCCTCTTTGCTGTCTGGAGATCACCAACCTATCCATAGAAGAGATTGAGGCTATTCGTCTTTGCGACCTTCTTAAGATAGAGCAGAATGAGGCTGCTGACAGGATGGGAGTATCACGGAAAACTTTCTGGAGTGACCTCCAAAAGGCACGACAGAAGGTGGCTGATGCTCTTGTCAACGGAAAAGCGATCGAGATTTCCGGAGGAGAATATGTTAGTACTGGTGAATGCAAGGTCGATTATATCTGTAAAGAGTGTGATCATATATGGGAACCAGAAGACAAACAGAATCGGCCCACAAGCTGTCCGAACTGTGGTTCCAATCTAATTTTCCGACTCGGTGGCGATGGAAGAGGAATGAGGTTTATTGAGAATAATTATTGTTGCCCTAAAAAAAAGGAAAGCAGTAGAGACACCGGTGAAGTAAGCAAATAA